The Lolium rigidum isolate FL_2022 chromosome 1, APGP_CSIRO_Lrig_0.1, whole genome shotgun sequence region TAGCAGGAGGACCAACCAGCACCCTTGCTCATAGCTCAGAACGAATGGATGAGATGTGCTTGATGGGAAGATCCGACGGCTGAGAAGCTAGATgcgctgtgagagccccatgggggtgcagcaattatacctttagatgtcgATAAATTAGACCTTCCAACCCGGACGTAGTGCCTCGTCACCCCTCCGATGCCAAGCCAACGCTACAACTAGCCACTTGGAACGAGTACCATCACCATTTACTACCACGAAATCGTCTCTATTCAGGATGTAAATGTGATCCTACCAATATCACACTAGTTCATTTGTCGATTTTTAGTTGAAAATTTTAGATCGAAATCTGAACTAGAAATCACCAAATGAACTACAAGTTGAATATTGGTGGGATCATATTTGACATCTTAGTGCCcatgtactacctccgtctctGTGAATAAAACACGCGTGTTAtctcaagacgaactttgactaaAAGAATTGAGTAACACTATATTGAttatataatactccctccagaCTCTTTTAATCGACGCGGGCCAATTCAATACATGCATGCAGCTAGCTCAATTCCCGCGTCAATTAAAGCAGACCTGAGGTAGTACATAATTAGTACCATTAGATTTATATTACCACTTTGAATGATATTGTTTCCTCCGACTCTTTTAATTGACTAGGATTTGTACTAAATTATCGTCAATCAATCCCTCAAAAAAAATCCTCGTCAATTAATCCCTCAAAAAAATCCTCATCAATTAAAAGGAATCAGAGGGAGTAATTTTATACCATTAAGCTGTGTATATTGAGACCAATTCTTGGTTAAATCTAAGTTTTGAAATAGTGCGGGCCTTATTTATTGAACTGGAGGTTCCTTATGAATTGACTTGTCTTTAATCAaaactctttttttttgcgaaaggtcTTTAATCAAAACTCAAGAAACTACTACGTATACTAGGTAAAGGCAGCAGGTGTACTGTACTGTATTTGTGAGCGTTATACTGTGTTAGTGTGTTCTATGTTTTGGAAAAATGTAGCAGGGCCCGAGAGCCAATACgggaagttttttttttctttttttgagatgCCAATACGGGAGGGTTAAAATGGGAAAACcgggaagaagaaaagaaaaccgAAAACACAACTCGAAGTCGTAGCGCATCTCGCAGTCGTACAAACCAACTTCCCACAGCATatacaggcggcggcggcggcggcgatgggaggCGAGACAACCGGTTCCGGTGGCGCGGGGTTCCGCGCCCGGATAGACCACTTCCTGTACAGCGGAGAGAAGAAGCACGTCGTCGCGGGCATCGCCATCTTCGgcgccattttcggggtgccatggTACTTCATGACCCGAGGTATTAAATCCTTTCCTGCACACAAAAAACCCTAATCCTTAGCTCTCCCAACCTTTTCTTAGTACTGTGATGAGTCGGCGAATTCACATAGGCCAGAGTCCTATTACGCATTCCTATTTGGTGTGCAGCTCTCGTTGAGAACTAGGGTTTGGTACACGTTGTGTTGCTGATGCTGTCTTTACTCCAATTGTGAGGGGAAATATTAGCCTTGTTCCGTGGTAGTGGCATTTCGATTCAGTTGCTGAGTGAAATACCTGTTCTTAGGGGTCGATAGTGGGGTATCTTTTTGAGAAATCACTGTGTTTTGATTCGATCATGATCAAGGAGTGAGTATCTGAATGAAGAATCTTATTACTGGCTTATTCGAGATTTTATCACTTAACACCATAAGTTAAGGATTTTTTTATCACAGAACCACAACCCTAATATTTTTATTCACAAAACACCAACCTTTGAGGTAATTGTTTCACAAAACACATTAACTTGTAGTTAGCCCATTTGACAAATAATTAGCATGTTGGTCTGCTCCAGCGTAACACCATGGACGATCTAACAGACAGGTATGTCTCGAACCAACTCAAAACCTGGCACACCGGCGGTGTGGCCTCCCTGGATTCGGAGCGGCGACAGTGGTGGGTGAGGCGCTGCACCGTTTGGCGTGGAGCCGAACGTCCCTACCATCAGACCGGTGATGGCGGCGCTCCGGTGACGAGGCATTCGGCAAGACTACGAAGCCAGCACCTATCTGAATCCAACGCCTAGAGGGCCTTGATGTTTCTCCAATTTCCGATAGGAACTTTGCAATAGATGATTTTCTGTCCAATTTAGTGTAACTAGCTCCAGCTTGAGCATGTTTGGTTTGCTCCTGGTGCATGGTTCAATCTTTGGTTTTCTCCTGTCTGAGCGTGTTTGGTTTATCCTCTTGAAAGGAATTGATGGTCGGTGTTCTCTTAGCCTGCGCGCCGTAGCCCCCACCACCTGTGCCGGATCGATTGGAGGCTGCCTCTCCCACAAACCCTACGTGGTCAAGGCCTCTGGCTTCAAATCCTTCGAGGAATGGGTCGCCAATCCCCGCCACCAGGCCTAACCCCGCCGCTGGCTCGCCTCCTTCCCAGCTCGCTGCCCGTCTCTGGGTCGGCCATTGTTTGTCGTCTCTACCTCGAGGAAAAGCTCGGGCAGAGAAGGGGAATTGGTTCAACTGAACCAGTTTGGTGTCGGTGGGCCCAAAATTACTAATAGACCCAAACCAGCTAAATGGGAGATTATGTGTTTTGTGAAACAATTACCCCAAAGGCTGGTGTattgtgaaaaaaaatccaagagttGTGGTTCTGTGATAAAAATTCCCCAACTTGTGGTGTTAAGTGATAAAATCCCGGATTATTCAAAGCCTAACCACACCATCTCCTTGGGATAAAGGGTTAGTAAACAAATTGTGAAGTTATAAAATTAGAGTAGGAGACTGATATTACTTGAGGTCGCTCGGGCAGGCATACCTTCCTGTTTGATGATACCCATATCATTTTTGCACCTTATTTCAAACAGTCAGAACATCTGTGGGTTATTTAGCAATTAGCATCATGAGGCAGTTTAGCACAGAAAACACACACTCCCTCTGTTCGTAAATAGTTGATAAGAGTCTGCGATATACTACAACTTTGACCGATCTTTTTCAGATGAATATGCTAATATTTGTTTATAAATAGTATTGTCAAATATTTTCCATTACAAATCTTAATATCTTATAGTATTAGTTCACGTAATGAAACTAATTCTCTTATATATACTATGAGTCAAAGTTAGGACGTTTGATTGCACACATTTTAGGATGTCATCTGTTTAcgaatggaggtagtatgtgtATGCACTATACTGCCTCAGGCCTCCTTTCCAGCATCTGAACCATGAAAGAGAAAACTAGTTTTGTGGGTTCACCTTTATCATTTGATTGTCAATCAAGTAGAGTATGCATTGTTGTAAAACTATGCCTAACTCAATTTACCATTGTGCCTTGATTTATTAACCCTGTATGGAAATCTACAACCTCCCACAATATGAGGGCTTGGCCATTCTGTACAGATGATTGAACAACCACGTCTGATTTCTCTGTAAATTATAGGGTGGTATGTCGTAAATGTATAGTTTTACCAGTAAACCATAGTACCATACACATTCTTTATTATCTACCTTGGTTTCTGTAAGTGTCTGGTGTGTAGTGTATTATATGCACCTGATCAGCAATTCACGTCCTACTCTTTGTAAAAAAGGTCCCATTTACAATTTTACAGTACGTTTGGCTAGCCAAAATTTTGGTTGCCCAAGAGTTGGCCAGCATTGGAAAAAAAAAAGTAGAGTGGGCAAAGAGCCATTGACATGCCAAAAAAATGGGTTATCATCCTACAGAGACCAATTTTGTGGTCATAGCCATAAAATTGGTAGGGTGAGCTTTTGCAACCATCCAAACATACACATGATCACTTCGGGTGCAGCAGAACGGTGTATTTTCAGGCTGGGATAACGCGTAGCACTGTCAGCTGCCCAAACATCTGCAATTTGAATCTCTTGGAAGGGTTGGAAGGTGCATAAGCATATAAAGTCTAGTTAAGATTGGATATGCTGTGGTCTAGAATGGATTATATAGATTGGTTAATTTTTCTATTGGATTTTGATGTGCTACTGTTGCTCTATCTCTCATATTATTGTGGTGGAAAGGGCAAGATGTTTAGATATGTGTATTATGTTTGAGAACATGTGCATTATGTCTGTCTTATTTGGTTCGCAGGCTCCGCCTTGTAGATTGAGGTGGTAGGCACAGTGATGATGCAGTATTGCTGCCATATTTCATTTGTTAGTATATGTTGGAACAATATAAGTTAGCTTTACTTTCTGGTTGCCATTATTGGATATATTGTTTTTTATCCAGGTCTATATGCATGCGACTTCTTTTATCTTTTCAGTTGTTGCCAATTGCTTAGTGTCTACTGCATTCCACCGTGCTCAGTGTTAAGTAGGAACCCAGTTACAAGTTTGATTTCCTTATCCTCACCGCAACTGCTCATTTTTATATTACTCATTGAAGTTCAACTTTTCTCCCGTGTTTACACGATTGTAGCTGTAAGCGGTGGAATTAAAAACCTAGTGTTGATAACAATAGCTATGATGCTCTGACCTGTTCCGTGATAGTGGTATAGTAAGTTTAAACATAGGATCATAGTACACATACCTCCATATTATTAGGGTAATTTTCTGGGCTCATAACTAAAATATATCAGATAGAAATGAGTTACAATCCTATCTGATCGTCCAAATGATGCTTTGGCAATCAGATCATTAGTCTGCCTGCTTAAGAAAGCATTTTTTTTTGGTAAACCAACAAGGAAATCACTACATTTTCAGTTACTCCGTTTGTTACTGGAAAACTGGCTCTGATTGCAATATATCACATTGATTTCAGGAGCAAAGCATGATTCCCATCAAGATTACATGGAACGAGCTAACAAGGCGAGATCGGAGAGGCTTTCTTCCGGACAGCCATCACCAGTGAAGGAATGAAGCAGCCATCTCCTTGGGCCCCAGATTGCCGAATCTCTGCATGCAGTTTAGTTACGAATCTGAAGGCTTATATTGTGTCAAATAAACAGACCATCTCAGTTCCTCATTTCGGCAGCTACAGAAACATAGCGGTAATGTAACATGGTAGAAATTTTTGTTAACGGGAACCTTAGAGTAACCGTTTTTGCTATTCTACCAGGAGATGATCGATAATTCACCAGATTTTTTATCTCACGCTCTACAGTGTAGAGCTGACTGGAAGAATGTGCATGTTCTTCTGGACATTAGTATTTCCGGTGCTTATGATCCACCGGTATGCCTCTCGGTGACGATAACGAGCATTTAGCTATACGGGTATATGGGCTGCAGAAGGAGAGTAGCGATGGTTTTGCAGATGCGTAGCCAAGACGACCTCGTACACTCCAGGACCCGGTTGCCGTTGTCAGTAGAACTGGTGTgaaggcatctccaacgggaccgTTTGTGTCTGTCCGGATCGAAATCGAAAATGTGTATGGTACCACCTTCAGCGGGGTCACCCCAGGTCGAAAATGCGTGTGGTACCACTCCAGTCAGCGGGGTCACCCCAGGTCGAAAATGCGTGTGGTACCactccagcggagcgacgcatcATGACCGGGCTGTTTGCAATGACCGGGCTGTTTGCAATGACGCAAACCCGGCGCATATTTGCGTCTGGAATGCGTTGCGCGGACAGCCCAAGTAACCGTTCGCTTCTCCACCGGGTCTGTCTGGCAGCGAACCTGTATTGAGGGCATCGCTTTCGCGGCcaacgcttccgcgtctgcgccgcagccttcaccATCAATATCGCGGTTGCCTCTTCTGAGCGCGCACTAGCGGGCAGCGGCGGGACCTCTGCGTCGCATTCAATGGCATCGTTTTCTGCGCGggccggccttaaaagtcgacCGACATCGTTTGTCCATCgccacacctccactcccaccaccaccgccgcgagCCGCCGcaacaccatggggaagaagaagaacgacttcgaggcgtccgacAACGGCACCAAGAAGGGGGAGCGGGCGCATAGGGTGCCGCTGCCCATCAGCGTGGAGGGCTGATGCACATGAATTGGACGCCGGCCGACGCCTGgagggacgtgcacatgcctggcggctggcggctcagctaccgcTGGGTGCCCGTCCCTCCCGTGCCTGCGTGCTAGCCAgataggagcgccgagatccgacgaaggaggcggtacctgccgctggacctccgcgccgaccggcctacgccatcgactccgacagctggcgCAGCTATCTCGAGTCCGAGAAGGatccgaggaggagggcggggtTCCTGGGCGACAGGAACTTccccttcgaccgtccaccggCGCCTCGTCGTCGAAGACGGCAGGCGCCGACGCCTGCACAGGAcgacgacgaccacgacgacgacgacgaggactacaacgaggcgctggcgtaccacaacgaggaggccaaggaagacagcgacgactacgtcgcgtgcATTTTCCAGGAATGGCAGTTGGCCATGGCGGGGGGGGagtttgagtacccggacaatatgacggacgacgagatcgcgaggctcggcgtcctcgtctcggaggtggaccgacctgtgcagccgccgctgccccggtacgccaccggcatcatgccgccgggcctctcGGAGGAAGAAGCCCTACGACTGGCGCTACAAGACTCGGCCACGCAACCGGTtcaaccgccacctccacctccaccgtacaacccgtgggggctgatacgtctccaacgtatctataatttctgatgttccatgctagttttatgacaatacctacatgttttgttcacactttatatcgttttgatgcattttccggaactaacctattaacgagatgccgaagtgccagttcctgttttctgctgtttttggtttcagaaatcttacacaggaaatattctcggaattggacgaaattaatgcccacgatcttatatttcacggaagcttccagagagccagagagggaccagaggggagccccacCCCacttggcggcgcggccaaggggggggcgcccccctatggtgtggctccaccaggactcctccgaggctacccttccgcctatatattctctccgcctcgaaaaccctaagagaataagccacgatatgagaaaagttccagagccgccgccatcgcgaagccaagattcgggggacagaagtctctgttccggcacgccgccgggacggggaattgcccccggaaggcatctccatcaacaccaccgcaatCTTCATCgatgctgctgtctcctatgatgaggagggagtagttctcccccgaggctgagggctctaccgtagctatgtggttcatctctctctctttgtgatctagttgaatatcatctatgtgctactctagtgatgttattaaagtagtctattcctcctccatgatgtaatgttgacgagtgtgtgcatcatgtagtacttggcataggttatgattgtaatctcttgtagattatggagttaactattactatgatagtattgatgcgatctattccccctttcatagcctgacggtgacagtgtgcatgctatgttagtactcggtatgcaatcatgcactctaaaggttacttaaatatgaacaccgaatgttgtggagcttgttaactccggcttgagggagctcttgtagccctagaaaatgaatggtgtttgtcatccaacaagagagtgtagggaaagtagtatttgtttat contains the following coding sequences:
- the LOC124684753 gene encoding uncharacterized protein LOC124684753, giving the protein MGGETTGSGGAGFRARIDHFLYSGEKKHVVAGIAIFGAIFGVPWYFMTRGAKHDSHQDYMERANKARSERLSSGQPSPVKE